The Sphingomonas sp. KR3-1 genome has a window encoding:
- a CDS encoding amino acid permease, with translation MSEAKRPFGLWTATALVIGNMIGSGFFALPAQLAPFGLTSVAAWIAAIAGAMLIAWVIAGLSRAMPEATGTLAICAKALGPLPGVLIGWTMWVGIWSANAFIALTAVRYLAVFWPPLAASSLSLVPGAVALLWLITLLNLRGARTAGEFQVATTLIKLVPMAAIILLLAQLGWGGGLALDAHPHAPFDAGQLAPAVTMAFFAMVGFECAGLAAERVRDPGRTVSRATLTGVGVTGLIYLIACSGIIFAMPQDQIAGANAPVALFVETFWGRWAGLAVAGFAAVAAIGALNGWVLLQGETPLGLARAGVIPAAIGRTSGRDVPVGALLASTLLASVLILSNITRDTSAIYDFMLRVTTAATLWFYAGACLSALALGVVRPAAALGLVFALWAIWGAGYEAIGLSLLLMATAIPLYLMRGSAEKAAEQAPVV, from the coding sequence ATGAGCGAAGCGAAACGGCCATTCGGCTTGTGGACGGCGACCGCGCTCGTCATCGGCAACATGATCGGATCGGGCTTCTTCGCCTTGCCCGCCCAGCTCGCGCCCTTCGGCCTCACCAGCGTCGCCGCCTGGATCGCCGCCATCGCCGGCGCGATGCTGATCGCCTGGGTGATCGCCGGATTGTCGCGGGCAATGCCCGAGGCGACCGGCACGCTGGCGATCTGCGCGAAGGCGCTGGGGCCGCTGCCGGGCGTGCTGATCGGCTGGACGATGTGGGTCGGCATCTGGTCCGCCAACGCCTTTATCGCGCTGACCGCGGTGCGTTATCTCGCGGTGTTCTGGCCGCCGCTGGCAGCGTCCTCGCTCAGCCTGGTGCCGGGGGCGGTGGCGCTGCTATGGCTGATCACCCTGCTCAACTTGCGCGGCGCGCGGACGGCGGGCGAGTTCCAGGTGGCGACGACCCTGATCAAGCTGGTGCCGATGGCGGCGATCATCCTGCTTCTCGCGCAACTCGGCTGGGGCGGCGGTCTCGCATTGGACGCGCACCCGCATGCGCCCTTCGATGCCGGGCAGCTGGCGCCGGCGGTGACGATGGCGTTCTTCGCGATGGTCGGCTTCGAATGCGCGGGCCTGGCTGCCGAGCGGGTACGCGACCCCGGACGCACGGTGAGCCGCGCGACGCTGACCGGCGTCGGCGTGACCGGGCTGATCTACCTGATCGCCTGTTCGGGGATCATCTTCGCGATGCCGCAGGACCAGATCGCCGGTGCCAATGCGCCGGTCGCGCTGTTCGTCGAGACCTTCTGGGGGCGCTGGGCCGGGCTGGCGGTTGCCGGGTTCGCGGCGGTGGCGGCGATTGGCGCCCTCAACGGCTGGGTGCTGCTGCAGGGCGAGACGCCGCTTGGGCTGGCGCGGGCGGGCGTGATCCCGGCGGCGATCGGACGGACCAGCGGGCGCGACGTGCCCGTGGGCGCGTTGCTCGCCTCGACGCTGCTGGCGAGCGTACTGATCCTGAGCAACATCACCCGCGACACGTCGGCGATCTACGACTTCATGCTGCGGGTGACGACGGCGGCGACGCTCTGGTTCTATGCGGGCGCGTGCCTCTCGGCGCTGGCGCTCGGCGTGGTGCGGCCCGCCGCGGCGCTGGGACTGGTCTTCGCGCTCTGGGCGATCTGGGGCGCGGGCTATGAAGCGATCGGGCTCAGCCTGTTGCTTATGGCGACGGCGATCCCGCTCTATCTGATGCGCGGATCAGCCGAGAAGGCGGCCGAACAGGCTCCGGTCGTATAG
- a CDS encoding SDR family oxidoreductase has product MVTGGESGIGRASAIALAQAGWDVAILYYRDAAAAAETAKAVTDAGRRAAQVQADVGDEAAVEAAFDAAVAALGPIACLVNSAGLNMRGTPVADMALAQWQQMLRTDLDGVFLTSRRFVRDAHARKQGGSIVNISSIHAVDVRAGGADYCAAKAAVKSLTETMALEEAPHGVTVNCVAPGMILTPMNARAVADADYRRALEANIPAGRAGTPEEVAALVVFLASPAARYINGATLTIDGALSLLLAQDA; this is encoded by the coding sequence TTGGTGACCGGCGGCGAGTCCGGGATCGGCCGGGCGAGCGCGATCGCGCTGGCCCAGGCTGGCTGGGACGTCGCCATCCTCTATTACCGCGACGCCGCCGCTGCGGCGGAAACTGCCAAGGCCGTCACCGATGCCGGCCGCCGCGCGGCCCAGGTCCAGGCCGATGTCGGCGACGAAGCCGCGGTCGAGGCCGCGTTCGATGCGGCCGTCGCCGCACTCGGGCCGATCGCGTGCCTGGTCAATTCGGCCGGGCTCAACATGCGCGGCACGCCGGTCGCCGATATGGCGCTCGCCCAGTGGCAGCAGATGCTGCGCACCGATCTCGACGGCGTCTTCCTCACCTCGCGCCGCTTCGTCCGCGATGCGCATGCACGCAAGCAGGGCGGCAGCATCGTCAACATCTCGTCGATCCACGCCGTCGATGTGCGCGCCGGCGGCGCCGATTATTGCGCCGCCAAGGCCGCCGTGAAGTCGCTCACCGAAACGATGGCGCTCGAGGAAGCCCCGCACGGAGTCACCGTCAATTGCGTCGCGCCGGGCATGATTCTCACCCCGATGAACGCCCGCGCGGTCGCCGACGCCGACTATCGCCGCGCGCTCGAGGCCAATATCCCCGCCGGCCGCGCCGGCACGCCCGAGGAGGTCGCCGCGCTCGTCGTCTTCCTCGCCTCGCCGGCCGCGCGCTACATCAACGGCGCCACGCTCACCATCGACGGCGCGCTGTCGCTCTTGCTCGCGCAGGACGCCTGA
- a CDS encoding M13 family metallopeptidase, producing MRLTRFAAAALLLGTSALAAPAFAQTATPKPRYGTWGVDYATMDKSVKPGDDFFRYAEGSWLRDAQIAPDKSRAGYNYDLPDETEIEVRKLVEDAGAAPADPVMRQVANFYAAWMDEAGIEARGLAPLKPYLARISAVNNRKALNLLMAEPGYASPVGIGISADEKNPTQYTVMAGQSRLGLPTRDYYLLDGEKYVAIRKAYRAYVVKIQQLAGIPDAEAKADAILALETRIAQDQWTPEARRDPQKTYNPMTRAQLDTLAPEFDWDATLAHMGLAKMPTVVVRETTAVTAAGKRMADVPLATWKDWVAYRFVSDHAQYLPKAFDDARFDFYSRTLQDVKAQAPRWKRGVRMLDGSLGEAIGKIYAERHWTAEADTQAKELIEDLRAAYADKINAAKWMDAPTRKEALAKLAAFDPRIGHPVKYIDYSAMKVSRTDPLANSIASGDFEWKLQLSRLGKPVDRSLWDMTPQTVNAYYDPVLNQVTFPAAQLQPPFFDPAADPAVNYGETGATIGHEMGHGFDDEGRQYDASGKLRDWWTKESADRYTAHAQALVKQFDAYEPIPGVHIKGQLTLGENLGDLGGLEAAYAAYRRYVSRHGEPAVIDGYTGDQRFFIAYAQSWQGKAREGALRSQLLSNPHSPEEYRVNGIVRNMDEWYAAFGVQPGDKLYLAPADRVHVW from the coding sequence ATGCGACTCACTCGTTTCGCCGCCGCCGCGCTGCTGCTCGGCACGTCCGCCCTCGCCGCGCCCGCCTTCGCCCAGACCGCCACGCCCAAGCCCAGATACGGCACCTGGGGCGTCGACTATGCGACGATGGACAAGAGCGTGAAGCCCGGCGACGACTTCTTCCGCTATGCCGAGGGCAGCTGGCTGCGCGACGCCCAGATCGCGCCGGACAAGTCGCGCGCGGGCTATAATTACGACCTGCCCGACGAGACCGAGATCGAAGTCCGCAAGCTGGTCGAGGATGCCGGCGCCGCACCGGCCGATCCGGTGATGCGCCAGGTCGCCAACTTCTACGCCGCCTGGATGGACGAGGCCGGGATCGAGGCGCGCGGGCTCGCCCCACTCAAGCCCTATCTCGCCCGCATCTCGGCGGTGAACAACCGCAAGGCGCTCAACCTGCTGATGGCCGAGCCCGGCTATGCCTCGCCCGTCGGCATCGGCATCTCGGCCGACGAGAAGAACCCGACCCAGTACACCGTGATGGCCGGCCAGTCGCGCCTCGGCCTGCCGACCCGCGACTATTATCTGCTCGACGGCGAGAAATACGTCGCGATCCGCAAGGCGTACCGCGCCTATGTCGTGAAGATCCAGCAGCTCGCCGGCATCCCCGATGCGGAAGCGAAGGCAGACGCGATCCTCGCGCTCGAGACCCGCATCGCGCAGGACCAGTGGACGCCGGAGGCGCGCCGCGATCCGCAAAAGACCTACAACCCGATGACCCGCGCGCAGCTCGACACGCTCGCCCCGGAATTCGATTGGGACGCCACGCTCGCGCATATGGGCCTGGCGAAGATGCCGACCGTCGTCGTCCGCGAGACGACCGCCGTCACCGCCGCCGGCAAGCGCATGGCCGATGTGCCGCTCGCCACCTGGAAGGACTGGGTCGCCTATCGCTTCGTCAGCGACCACGCCCAGTATCTGCCCAAGGCGTTCGACGACGCCCGCTTCGATTTCTACAGCCGCACGCTGCAGGACGTGAAGGCGCAGGCCCCGCGCTGGAAGCGCGGCGTCCGCATGCTCGACGGCAGCCTGGGCGAGGCGATCGGCAAGATCTACGCCGAACGCCACTGGACCGCGGAAGCCGACACCCAGGCCAAGGAGCTGATCGAGGATCTCCGCGCCGCCTATGCGGACAAGATCAACGCCGCCAAGTGGATGGACGCGCCGACCCGCAAGGAAGCGCTCGCCAAGCTCGCCGCCTTCGATCCCCGCATCGGCCATCCGGTCAAGTATATCGACTACTCCGCGATGAAGGTCAGCCGCACCGATCCGCTCGCCAACAGCATCGCCTCGGGCGATTTCGAGTGGAAATTGCAGCTGTCTCGCCTCGGCAAGCCGGTCGATCGCAGCCTGTGGGACATGACTCCGCAGACGGTGAACGCCTATTACGACCCGGTCCTCAACCAGGTCACCTTCCCCGCCGCGCAGCTCCAGCCGCCCTTCTTCGATCCTGCCGCCGATCCGGCGGTCAACTATGGCGAGACCGGCGCCACGATCGGCCACGAGATGGGCCATGGCTTCGACGACGAGGGCCGCCAGTACGACGCGAGCGGCAAGCTGCGCGACTGGTGGACCAAGGAATCGGCGGACCGCTACACCGCGCACGCCCAGGCGCTGGTCAAGCAGTTCGACGCCTACGAGCCGATCCCCGGCGTCCACATCAAGGGCCAGCTCACCCTCGGCGAGAATCTCGGCGACCTGGGCGGGCTCGAGGCGGCCTATGCGGCCTATCGCCGCTATGTCTCGCGCCACGGCGAGCCCGCGGTGATCGACGGCTATACCGGCGACCAGCGCTTCTTCATCGCCTATGCGCAGAGCTGGCAGGGCAAGGCCCGCGAGGGCGCGCTGCGCTCGCAGCTGCTCTCCAACCCGCACAGCCCCGAGGAATACCGGGTCAACGGCATCGTGCGGAACATGGACGAATGGTATGCGGCGTTCGGCGTCCAGCCGGGCGACAAGCTGTACCTCGCGCCCGCGGACCGCGTGCACGTCTGGTAA
- the glnA gene encoding type I glutamate--ammonia ligase, whose translation MANSASDVLKMVKENEIEWIDLRFTDPKGKWQHLTMVAKVIGEDELTDGLMFDGSSIEGWKAINESDMILKPDLDAVWIDPFSATPMLILVCDIVEPSTGELYARDPRSTAKRSEAYLQSLGIGDTVYVGPEAEFFMFDDVRFENSYSTSYYAIDDIELPGNSGKEYEAGNLGHRPRAKGGYFPVAPVDSAVDIRGEMVATMLEMGLPCDKHHHEVAAAQHELGLTYGTLVQTADRMQIYKYVVHQVAHAYGKTATFMPKPIKEDNGSGMHTHISIWEKGANTFAGNGYAGLSDACLYFIGGVIKHAKALNAFTNPTTNSYKRLVPGYEAPVLLAYSSRNRSASCRIPYGAGTKAKRVEFRFPDALANPYLCYAALLMAGLDGIQNKIHPGDPMDKNLYDLPPAELEQVPTVCGSLREALDSLEADMDFLLKGDVFTKDQIAAYVEIKRGDVARWEMTPSPVEYDMYYSA comes from the coding sequence ATGGCGAATTCGGCCAGCGACGTTCTGAAGATGGTCAAGGAGAACGAGATCGAGTGGATCGATCTGCGGTTCACCGATCCCAAGGGCAAGTGGCAGCACCTCACCATGGTCGCCAAGGTGATCGGCGAGGACGAGCTGACCGACGGCCTGATGTTCGACGGTTCGTCGATCGAGGGCTGGAAGGCGATCAACGAGTCCGACATGATCCTCAAGCCGGATCTGGACGCGGTGTGGATCGATCCGTTCTCGGCCACCCCGATGCTGATCCTGGTCTGCGACATCGTCGAGCCGTCGACCGGCGAGCTCTATGCCCGCGACCCGCGCTCGACCGCGAAGCGCTCGGAGGCCTATCTCCAGTCGCTCGGCATCGGCGACACCGTCTATGTCGGCCCCGAGGCCGAGTTCTTCATGTTCGACGACGTCCGCTTCGAGAACAGCTACTCGACCAGCTACTACGCGATCGACGACATCGAGCTGCCGGGCAATTCGGGCAAGGAATATGAGGCCGGCAATCTCGGCCACCGTCCGCGCGCCAAGGGCGGCTATTTCCCCGTCGCCCCGGTCGACTCGGCCGTCGACATCCGCGGCGAGATGGTCGCGACGATGCTCGAAATGGGCCTGCCCTGCGACAAGCATCACCACGAAGTCGCCGCCGCGCAGCACGAGCTCGGCCTGACCTATGGCACGCTCGTCCAGACCGCCGATCGCATGCAGATCTACAAGTATGTCGTGCACCAGGTGGCGCATGCGTACGGCAAGACCGCGACCTTCATGCCGAAGCCGATCAAGGAAGATAACGGCTCGGGCATGCACACCCACATCTCGATCTGGGAAAAGGGCGCCAACACCTTCGCCGGCAATGGCTATGCCGGCCTGTCGGACGCGTGCCTTTATTTCATCGGCGGCGTGATCAAGCATGCCAAGGCGCTCAACGCCTTCACCAACCCGACCACCAACAGCTACAAGCGCCTGGTGCCGGGCTATGAGGCGCCGGTGCTCCTCGCCTATTCGTCGCGCAACCGCTCGGCCTCGTGCCGCATCCCCTATGGTGCAGGCACCAAGGCGAAGCGCGTCGAGTTCCGCTTCCCGGACGCGCTGGCCAATCCGTATCTCTGCTACGCAGCGCTGCTGATGGCCGGCCTCGACGGCATCCAGAACAAGATCCACCCGGGCGATCCGATGGACAAGAACCTGTACGACCTGCCGCCGGCAGAGCTCGAGCAGGTCCCGACCGTGTGCGGTTCGCTGCGTGAGGCGCTCGACAGCCTGGAAGCCGATATGGACTTCCTGCTCAAGGGCGACGTGTTCACCAAGGATCAGATCGCGGCCTATGTCGAGATCAAGCGCGGCGACGTCGCCCGCTGGGAAATGACGCCCTCGCCGGTCGAGTACGACATGTACTACAGCGCGTAA
- the map gene encoding type I methionyl aminopeptidase: MTEYVTVTADSPKARDGAIKLHGPEGFEGMRRAGRLGAEILDALVPHVVPGVTTAELDDIVREMSVAGGGVPATLGYRGYTHSCCISINHVVCHGIPSEKTLKDGDIVNIDVTPMLDGWHGDTSRMFLVGDVPIKARRLVDVTYECLMLGLEQAKPGNHMGDVANAIQRHAEKHRYGVVRDFCGHGLGQIFHDAPEVVHVGRPGTGPELRPGMFFTVEPMINIGRADVKLLEDGWTAVTRDRSLSAQFEHSIGITETGHEIFTKSPKGFDHPPY; the protein is encoded by the coding sequence ATGACCGAATATGTGACCGTAACCGCCGACAGCCCCAAGGCGCGCGATGGCGCGATCAAGCTCCATGGCCCCGAGGGCTTCGAGGGCATGCGCCGCGCCGGACGCCTCGGCGCCGAGATCCTCGACGCGCTCGTGCCCCATGTCGTGCCGGGCGTCACCACCGCCGAGCTCGACGACATCGTCCGCGAGATGAGCGTCGCCGGCGGCGGCGTGCCCGCCACGCTCGGCTATCGCGGCTACACGCACAGCTGCTGCATCTCGATCAACCATGTCGTCTGCCACGGCATCCCGAGCGAGAAGACGCTCAAGGACGGCGACATCGTCAATATCGACGTGACGCCGATGCTCGATGGCTGGCACGGCGATACCAGCCGCATGTTCCTGGTCGGCGACGTGCCGATCAAGGCGCGCCGGCTGGTCGACGTCACCTATGAGTGCCTGATGCTCGGGCTCGAGCAGGCCAAGCCGGGCAACCATATGGGCGACGTCGCCAATGCGATCCAGCGCCATGCCGAGAAGCATCGCTACGGCGTCGTCCGCGATTTCTGCGGCCACGGCCTCGGCCAGATTTTCCACGACGCACCCGAAGTCGTCCATGTCGGCCGCCCCGGCACCGGCCCGGAGCTGCGCCCCGGCATGTTCTTCACCGTCGAGCCGATGATCAACATCGGCCGCGCCGATGTGAAGCTGCTCGAGGATGGCTGGACGGCGGTGACCCGCGATCGCTCGCTCTCGGCGCAGTTTGAGCACTCGATCGGCATCACCGAGACCGGGCACGAGATCTTCACCAAGAGCCCCAAGGGCTTCGACCACCCGCCCTATTGA
- a CDS encoding glycosidase, which produces MGLDFAVEKIESVTLERPEALAGHALMSPYVWGLEGGGFGMLLRVVPPADAAQFHTGSIWYAQSPDGLHFTLDAAPVLAPEAGQMDVGGCEDPTLVFDGDRVLVYYTGVDADHSTGRLMLASGPDVHHLAKQGVALASSKTAGNTKEATIDRTTDGGWRLFYEYAHADASRIGVAIGDGACGPWHEQPHPFTVREKAWDSWHLSTGPLLTADKERPVMFYNGATRDARWRIGWIVFDAEYSRVVDRCIEPLIAPPPQPERAMADIAFAASVIAHGDTAILYYSVADARLARAHIRPFRF; this is translated from the coding sequence ATGGGGCTCGATTTCGCCGTCGAAAAGATCGAATCGGTCACGCTCGAGCGCCCCGAAGCGCTCGCCGGCCACGCCTTGATGAGTCCGTATGTGTGGGGCCTGGAGGGCGGCGGCTTCGGCATGTTGCTGCGCGTGGTGCCGCCCGCCGATGCGGCGCAGTTCCACACCGGCAGCATCTGGTATGCGCAGAGCCCCGACGGCCTCCACTTCACGCTCGACGCCGCGCCCGTGCTCGCGCCCGAGGCCGGGCAGATGGATGTCGGCGGATGCGAGGACCCGACGCTGGTGTTCGATGGCGACCGGGTGCTGGTCTATTATACCGGCGTCGATGCCGATCATTCGACCGGGCGGCTGATGCTCGCCTCGGGACCCGACGTCCATCACCTGGCCAAGCAGGGCGTCGCGCTCGCCTCGTCCAAGACCGCAGGCAACACCAAGGAAGCGACGATCGACCGCACTACGGACGGCGGCTGGCGGCTGTTCTACGAATATGCCCATGCCGACGCGTCGCGCATCGGCGTCGCGATCGGCGACGGCGCGTGCGGGCCGTGGCACGAGCAGCCGCATCCCTTCACCGTGCGCGAGAAGGCCTGGGACAGCTGGCACCTCTCGACCGGCCCGTTGCTCACCGCCGACAAGGAACGGCCGGTGATGTTCTACAACGGCGCGACCCGCGATGCGCGCTGGCGGATCGGCTGGATCGTGTTCGATGCCGAATATAGCCGCGTGGTCGATCGCTGCATCGAGCCGCTGATCGCCCCGCCGCCCCAGCCCGAGCGCGCGATGGCGGACATCGCCTTCGCCGCATCGGTGATCGCGCATGGCGACACCGCGATCCTCTATTATTCGGTCGCCGATGCGCGGCTGGCCCGCGCGCACATCCGCCCCTTCCGCTTCTGA
- a CDS encoding P-II family nitrogen regulator, with protein sequence MKKIEAIIKPFKLDEVKEALHEVGVSGITVTEAKGFGRQKGHTELYRGAEYVVDFLPKVKLEVVVEDSLADRVVEAVAAAAQTGRIGDGKIFVIPVETALRIRTGERNENAI encoded by the coding sequence GTGAAAAAGATCGAAGCGATCATCAAGCCGTTCAAGCTCGACGAAGTGAAGGAAGCGCTCCACGAAGTGGGCGTCTCCGGCATCACCGTCACCGAAGCCAAGGGCTTCGGCCGCCAGAAGGGCCATACCGAACTCTATCGCGGCGCCGAATATGTCGTGGACTTCCTTCCCAAGGTGAAGCTCGAGGTTGTGGTCGAGGATTCGCTTGCCGATCGCGTGGTCGAGGCGGTGGCCGCGGCGGCGCAGACCGGCCGGATCGGCGACGGCAAGATCTTCGTGATCCCGGTCGAGACCGCGCTGCGCATCCGCACCGGCGAGCGCAACGAAAACGCGATTTGA
- a CDS encoding RebB family R body protein: MPSTVNPQITDAVTQANVKVIGEAPAFAMGSIYQSMAHSSGILFENAVNAQQQQNTLSQAAANQGVMQIYSVDTMAGAGATEKIAQGGVADNLTSLLTVLRAFNNGQ; encoded by the coding sequence ATGCCGAGCACCGTGAACCCGCAGATCACCGACGCCGTCACCCAGGCCAACGTCAAGGTGATCGGCGAAGCCCCGGCCTTCGCGATGGGCAGCATCTACCAGTCGATGGCGCACTCGAGCGGCATCCTGTTCGAGAACGCCGTGAACGCCCAGCAGCAGCAGAACACGCTGTCCCAGGCCGCCGCGAACCAGGGCGTGATGCAGATCTACTCGGTCGATACGATGGCAGGCGCCGGCGCCACCGAGAAAATCGCACAGGGCGGCGTGGCGGACAATCTCACCAGCCTGCTTACCGTGCTCCGCGCCTTCAACAACGGCCAGTAA
- a CDS encoding molybdopterin-binding protein, translating into MGERIWTAGLVVIGDEILSGRTQDKNIAQLATWLNVQGIRLSEVRVVPDVEGRIVEAVNALRAGYDYCFTTGGIGPTHDDITVDAIAVALGVGVVIHPEARAVLERYYETRGGLTDARLRMARVPEGADLIPNRMSGAPGIRAGNVFILAGVPHITAGMLDALTGTLEGGHPVLSRTIGSWAAESEIADFLGETERAFEGVAIGSYPFFRDGKTGANFVVRATDQSVLDACAEALAAGLRARGLEAVEGGI; encoded by the coding sequence ATGGGCGAGCGCATCTGGACGGCGGGACTGGTGGTGATCGGCGACGAGATCCTCTCGGGCCGCACGCAGGACAAGAATATCGCGCAACTCGCGACCTGGCTGAACGTGCAGGGCATCAGGCTTTCCGAAGTGCGCGTGGTGCCCGATGTCGAGGGCCGGATCGTCGAGGCGGTGAACGCGCTGCGCGCCGGCTACGACTATTGCTTCACCACCGGCGGCATCGGCCCGACGCATGACGACATCACCGTCGATGCGATTGCGGTGGCGCTGGGCGTGGGCGTGGTGATCCACCCCGAGGCGCGCGCGGTGCTGGAGCGCTATTACGAGACACGCGGCGGGCTCACCGATGCGCGGCTGCGGATGGCGCGGGTGCCCGAGGGCGCCGACCTGATCCCCAACCGCATGTCCGGCGCGCCGGGCATCCGGGCGGGCAATGTCTTCATCCTGGCGGGCGTGCCGCACATCACCGCGGGTATGCTCGATGCGCTGACCGGCACGCTCGAGGGCGGCCACCCGGTGCTGTCGCGCACGATTGGCAGCTGGGCGGCGGAGAGCGAGATCGCCGATTTCCTGGGCGAGACCGAGCGCGCCTTCGAGGGCGTGGCGATCGGCAGCTATCCGTTTTTCCGCGACGGGAAGACCGGTGCGAACTTCGTGGTGCGGGCGACCGATCAGTCCGTGCTCGATGCCTGTGCCGAGGCGCTGGCCGCGGGGTTGCGGGCGCGTGGGCTGGAGGCCGTCGAAGGCGGGATCTGA